ATTTTGGTGAGACCAGCCCCAATGGTTTGACCGACTCCAAGCAACTATAAGTTATTATTacttccattcttgttgagtttATAAATAATTCCACATTTGGGGTAAATACTACATCTTGAAGTTAACTATTTACCAGTTTTCAAGTGCCACATATATCTACCTAAAATATTATAATGAATTCAACTGTCTACGAGGGTTTGAAACTTCACTCTTTTTTTAACACTCCGCATTCGTTCATACCCGATACCAATCTTGCTATGCATCAACTTGATAGCCAAATCAGCATTCCCAGCTTTCCTCAATGAATGAATCATCACAGTCCTAATCTTCCCAGGTATTTCTCTACCTCTATCCACAATTCCATCGGCCAACTTACAAGCCTCCTTCACGCGACCGGCTTTACACAGCGCTCCAATCATATCTTCATAAGCCGTTTCAAGAACAACCCCCATCGGTGCAAGCTCATCCAACACTTTACAAGCCCTTGCAACCTTCCCCGAAAGACACAGTCCAATCGAAAGAGCCCTGAAACAAGCAACATTCGGTGTTATCCCTTTATCAATCATCAAATCCCACATCTTCAACGCCTCTTCATTCTTATGCACCCTAAAAAGCTCACTGATAAGTATGGTAAACGTGTACACAGTCTGCTCACAACCATCGTGCTCCATCCTCTTAAACAACCCAAGAGCATCATCTATCCTCCCACACTTACACAGTCCATCGATAAGTGCATTGTAGCAATACGAATCCGGGGGACATCCCTGCTCAGccatttcatcaaacaccttCTGAGCTTCATCAACCCTCCCTGCCTTTCCAAGTCCATCAATCAAACTCGAATAAAACACAGCATTGACAACAACAGCATTCTCAATACAAAAGTGAAAATAACCCAAAGCTTCCTCCACTCTCCCACTCTTACACAACCCATTAACAATAGCGCCATAAGTAACCTCATCAGGTTCAATCCCATCCATTTTCATCCTCTCAAACAACCTCAAAGCCCCATCAGAATTCCCAGTCTTCCCATAACAATCAATCAAAGCAGTGTAAACAGCCTTATTACCCTTACAACCATTTCTAATCATATTCTCAAACAAAGCATAACCTTCTAACACCTTCCCCATCTTACAAAGCCCGCATATCACCAAACTATAACAATGAGAAGGAACTTCCAATCCTTTATCCTCCATCTCATGGTAAAGActcaaacaaaaatcaacatcaCCTTCAGCATAACAAGCCTGCATTACTGTCATATAACTAACAACATCAGGTTCCAAGTTAATTACCTCCATTTCACGAACCATATCAATCGCCTTGCGCGTTTTCCCCACTTTGCAATAACCTTTGATCAAAGTATTATAAGTAACAACATCAGGCTTTGTTCTTCCTTCCTTCATTGCGTCGAAAACACGCTCTGCAGATTCAATGAGAGAAGAACCAACGAGTCCATTAAGAAGCGAATTGTAAGTGAAAAGACTTGGTTGAATGCTTTGCTCATTCATTCCACGCCACACCAACAGAAGCTCGTTGACCAAACCGGCATTACCGAAACTTTTAATTAGAGAATTGGCAGCTGGTGGTGTAAGAGGGAGGCGGTTACGTTGAAGTTCGGCGAAAACATTTAATGCAGCGGTTGTAGTGGTTGTGGTGGGGGAGAGTAAGAGGAGGTTGATTAGCGAAACGTAGCAATCAAGGGAATGAGAATAGTTATGTTGGTTGGAAGCCCAAGTGAAAAAACGAAGGGCGGTGTGGTGGTTGTTGATGGAACGGAGAGTGTGGGCGACGAAGGAAGGGGAGAGTGTGACGAGGAATTGACGGCAGAAGGAATCGAGATTTGATTCCATTGTAGGGGAATTGTCGAGAAGGTTGAGGATTTGTGTGAACCATGGGGAAGGCTGGAGGTTTTGTTTAGAGGAAACGACGTCGGAGAGGTCGCAGAAAGGTTGGACGAGTTCTGGGGGAGGGAGGGATTGGGATTTGAAGGAGcgaa
This portion of the Trifolium pratense cultivar HEN17-A07 linkage group LG3, ARS_RC_1.1, whole genome shotgun sequence genome encodes:
- the LOC123913676 gene encoding pentatricopeptide repeat-containing protein At1g03560, mitochondrial; its protein translation is MRRRIPSLLLLKQPFSTITHIQLSFLLPLQTHHSFFRSFKSQSLPPPELVQPFCDLSDVVSSKQNLQPSPWFTQILNLLDNSPTMESNLDSFCRQFLVTLSPSFVAHTLRSINNHHTALRFFTWASNQHNYSHSLDCYVSLINLLLLSPTTTTTTAALNVFAELQRNRLPLTPPAANSLIKSFGNAGLVNELLLVWRGMNEQSIQPSLFTYNSLLNGLVGSSLIESAERVFDAMKEGRTKPDVVTYNTLIKGYCKVGKTRKAIDMVREMEVINLEPDVVSYMTVMQACYAEGDVDFCLSLYHEMEDKGLEVPSHCYSLVICGLCKMGKVLEGYALFENMIRNGCKGNKAVYTALIDCYGKTGNSDGALRLFERMKMDGIEPDEVTYGAIVNGLCKSGRVEEALGYFHFCIENAVVVNAVFYSSLIDGLGKAGRVDEAQKVFDEMAEQGCPPDSYCYNALIDGLCKCGRIDDALGLFKRMEHDGCEQTVYTFTILISELFRVHKNEEALKMWDLMIDKGITPNVACFRALSIGLCLSGKVARACKVLDELAPMGVVLETAYEDMIGALCKAGRVKEACKLADGIVDRGREIPGKIRTVMIHSLRKAGNADLAIKLMHSKIGIGYERMRSVKKRVKFQTLVDS